From a region of the Pukyongiella litopenaei genome:
- a CDS encoding Mur ligase family protein, whose protein sequence is MEPVEIIEEALDVPIPDAPALRLDDARRLTGPGLLWSRAGAVLDVLHDGSIDPDRIVALWDKQARRVLDALGWQDETLTHRRYDGGVSLALSAPMDQLYSAIFAAQTAWHFCAADLLDREPGDFAAMVDDVRGVMAREANPPLPALIAAAADHGIDILCDDDDISIGQGTGSRTWPVHDLPAPGDVDWAALHDVPVAMITGTNGKTTTTRLCAAIATAAGRVAGLTSTEFVMVGGDILDRGDYSGPGGARLLLRDRRLETGFLEVARGGILRRGLPTRHVRAALVTNVAADHLGQYGVNTVPELAQAKFAVHRALAPGGVLVLNADDPHVVDEAARTRATTWWFALSPDAAKIGAARAAGTPCAWADTGNLWFFDGTTAHDIMPVADIPIAMGGAARHNIANALGALCLSRALGIGDEAIRAGMARFRPDASDNPGRCNEFAVNGARVFVDFAHNPHSIAAMADTMAAIPAKRRFAMLSHAGDRSDGDIRDLTMGVLALDPDMVVAAEIEDYLRGRSPGELPALIRRTCLDAGMAADAVLTAGSPRDGAERILDMVGPGDLALLLVLSDRARVFELLEQRGIAV, encoded by the coding sequence GGGGCTGCTGTGGTCGCGGGCCGGCGCGGTGCTGGACGTGCTGCATGATGGCAGCATCGACCCAGACCGGATCGTGGCGCTGTGGGACAAACAGGCCCGCCGGGTCCTGGATGCGCTGGGATGGCAGGACGAGACCCTGACCCACCGCCGTTATGACGGCGGGGTCAGCCTCGCCCTCTCGGCCCCGATGGACCAGCTCTATTCGGCGATTTTCGCGGCGCAAACCGCGTGGCATTTCTGCGCCGCCGACCTGCTGGACCGGGAACCGGGCGATTTCGCCGCGATGGTGGACGATGTCCGGGGGGTGATGGCGCGCGAGGCCAACCCGCCCCTGCCCGCCCTGATCGCGGCGGCGGCGGACCACGGCATCGACATCCTGTGCGACGATGACGACATCTCGATCGGCCAGGGCACCGGGTCGCGGACGTGGCCCGTCCACGACCTGCCGGCGCCGGGCGACGTGGACTGGGCGGCGCTGCATGACGTGCCGGTGGCGATGATCACCGGCACCAACGGCAAGACCACGACCACCCGGCTCTGCGCGGCGATTGCCACGGCGGCGGGCCGGGTGGCGGGGCTCACCTCGACCGAGTTCGTGATGGTCGGCGGCGACATTCTCGACCGGGGCGATTACTCCGGTCCCGGCGGCGCACGGCTGCTGCTGCGCGACCGGCGGCTGGAAACCGGGTTTCTCGAAGTGGCCCGCGGCGGCATCCTGCGGCGCGGCCTGCCCACCCGCCATGTCCGCGCGGCGCTGGTCACCAATGTCGCCGCCGACCATCTCGGCCAGTATGGCGTCAACACGGTGCCCGAACTGGCACAGGCCAAGTTCGCGGTGCACCGGGCGCTGGCCCCCGGTGGGGTGCTGGTGCTGAACGCCGACGACCCGCATGTGGTCGACGAGGCCGCGCGCACCCGCGCCACGACCTGGTGGTTCGCCCTGTCGCCCGATGCGGCGAAAATCGGCGCGGCCCGCGCCGCCGGCACGCCCTGTGCCTGGGCCGACACCGGCAACCTGTGGTTCTTTGACGGCACCACCGCACATGACATCATGCCCGTCGCCGATATCCCGATCGCGATGGGCGGCGCGGCGCGGCACAACATCGCCAATGCGCTCGGCGCGCTGTGCCTGTCGCGCGCGCTGGGGATCGGCGATGAGGCGATCCGCGCCGGCATGGCCCGTTTTCGCCCCGATGCCAGCGACAATCCGGGCCGGTGTAACGAGTTCGCGGTGAACGGCGCCCGGGTCTTCGTGGATTTCGCCCATAATCCCCATTCCATCGCGGCGATGGCCGACACGATGGCGGCGATCCCCGCCAAGCGCCGCTTCGCCATGCTCAGCCATGCCGGCGACCGCTCGGACGGCGATATCCGCGACCTGACCATGGGGGTGCTGGCGCTGGACCCCGATATGGTGGTGGCCGCCGAGATCGAGGATTACCTGCGCGGGCGCAGCCCCGGCGAGCTGCCGGCGCTGATCCGCCGGACCTGTCTCGATGCGGGCATGGCCGCCGATGCGGTGCTGACCGCCGGATCGCCGCGCGATGGCGCCGAACGCATCCTCGACATGGTCGGGCCCGGCGACCTGGCGCTGCTGCTGGTGCTGTCCGACCGCGCCCGCGTGTTCGAGTTGCTGGAGCAGCGCGGAATCGCCGTTTGA
- a CDS encoding DUF6455 family protein produces the protein MQNPSVLRKHAALLDHMADRLGVDLEEATMRGELRVSELTDAVLSCTACADPTACRHWLDAAADGAGATPGFCRNSALLGQLQDKLSI, from the coding sequence ATGCAAAACCCATCTGTACTCAGGAAACACGCGGCGCTTCTGGACCACATGGCCGACCGGCTGGGTGTCGATCTGGAAGAGGCGACCATGCGCGGCGAATTGCGGGTCTCGGAGCTGACCGACGCGGTGCTGTCCTGCACCGCCTGCGCCGATCCCACCGCCTGCCGCCACTGGCTGGATGCCGCCGCCGACGGCGCCGGGGCCACCCCCGGCTTCTGCCGCAATTCCGCGCTGCTCGGGCAGTTGCAGGACAAGCTGTCGATCTGA
- a CDS encoding DUF6455 family protein: MNIPFSAVEPLDRHYWLARSVARIIGVDPTRAMAQGRVDSDSYAEMIKTCRDGDCAAICLRWLGDPASDRNRAPQGCAIAEALERLR; the protein is encoded by the coding sequence ATGAACATTCCGTTTTCGGCGGTCGAGCCGCTCGACCGGCACTATTGGCTTGCCCGGTCGGTGGCGCGTATCATCGGCGTCGATCCGACCCGCGCGATGGCGCAGGGGCGCGTCGACAGCGACAGCTACGCCGAAATGATCAAGACCTGCCGGGATGGCGATTGCGCCGCCATCTGCCTGCGGTGGCTGGGCGATCCGGCCAGCGACCGCAACCGCGCGCCGCAGGGATGCGCCATCGCCGAGGCGCTGGAACGGCTGCGCTGA
- a CDS encoding YigZ family protein, translated as MQVFDAIFTDRGSKYAVSGGKVGSRDEAVEFVKTLCRTRKFARATHNSWGVLLPEGPLKNDDGESGAGMVILRMLEREGLEGEIVVVTRWFGGRKLGGDRFRRVQDAVRHYLDNRG; from the coding sequence ATGCAGGTCTTTGACGCGATTTTCACCGACCGCGGGTCGAAATACGCCGTCTCCGGCGGCAAGGTCGGCAGCCGGGACGAGGCGGTGGAGTTCGTCAAGACGCTGTGCCGGACCCGAAAATTCGCCCGCGCCACCCATAACAGCTGGGGCGTGTTGCTGCCCGAGGGCCCGCTCAAGAATGACGACGGCGAATCCGGCGCGGGCATGGTGATCCTGCGGATGCTCGAACGCGAGGGGCTCGAGGGCGAGATCGTCGTGGTCACCCGCTGGTTCGGCGGCCGCAAGCTGGGCGGCGACCGGTTCCGCCGCGTGCAGGACGCGGTGCGCCACTACCTGGACAACCGGGGCTAG
- a CDS encoding CDGSH iron-sulfur domain-containing protein, which produces MSDAPQIAQKAPYPVEVSAGKSYFWCACGRSSRQPFCDGSHKETGFEPVKYVAEKDGRVFFCGCKQTGNAPLCDGTHKDL; this is translated from the coding sequence ATGTCCGACGCACCGCAAATCGCGCAGAAGGCCCCGTATCCGGTCGAGGTTTCGGCGGGCAAGAGTTATTTCTGGTGTGCCTGCGGCCGGTCGTCCCGGCAGCCATTCTGCGACGGCAGCCACAAGGAGACGGGATTCGAACCGGTGAAATATGTGGCCGAGAAGGATGGCCGGGTGTTCTTTTGCGGTTGCAAGCAGACCGGCAACGCACCGCTCTGCGACGGCACCCACAAGGATCTCTAG
- a CDS encoding beta-ketoacyl-ACP synthase III — protein MSHPVAITGTGVFTPEHVVTNAELVEAFNAYVDRMNAENAEAIAAGEMEPMVYSSEEFIVKASGIRNRYVMDKSGVLDPQVMYPQLRQRDDDEPGIMTEMALDACRKALAQADRDPADVDAVICAASNLERAYPAVAIEIQAALGAGGFAFDMNVACSSATFGIQAAVDMIRAGSIRSALVVNPEICSGHLEWRDRDCHFIFGDVATAVLLERAEDASGPYFEVLSTRCATQFSNNIRNNNGFLRRSRPDGMTDRRDMQFMQNGRKVFKEVLPMVSRHIADHMTGEGVADTDLKRLWLHQANKTMNDFIGRKVLGRDPEPGEQPNILQDYANTSSAGSIIAFSKHSDDLEDGDLGLICSFGAGYSVGSVLVRRRN, from the coding sequence TTGAGCCATCCCGTCGCGATCACCGGCACCGGTGTCTTCACCCCTGAGCATGTCGTCACCAATGCCGAACTGGTCGAGGCCTTCAACGCCTATGTCGACCGGATGAACGCCGAGAACGCCGAGGCCATCGCCGCCGGCGAGATGGAACCGATGGTCTATTCCTCCGAGGAATTCATCGTCAAGGCGAGCGGGATCAGGAACCGCTATGTGATGGACAAGTCCGGCGTTCTGGATCCGCAGGTGATGTATCCCCAGCTGCGCCAGCGCGACGATGACGAACCGGGCATCATGACCGAAATGGCGCTGGATGCCTGCCGCAAGGCGCTGGCGCAGGCGGACCGCGACCCCGCAGACGTGGACGCCGTGATCTGTGCCGCGTCGAACCTCGAACGCGCCTATCCGGCGGTCGCGATCGAGATCCAGGCCGCGCTTGGCGCGGGCGGCTTCGCCTTTGACATGAACGTGGCCTGTTCCTCGGCCACTTTCGGCATCCAGGCCGCCGTGGACATGATCCGGGCCGGGTCGATCCGGTCGGCGCTGGTGGTCAATCCCGAGATCTGCTCGGGTCACCTGGAATGGCGCGACCGCGACTGCCATTTCATCTTCGGCGACGTGGCCACGGCGGTGCTGCTCGAACGCGCCGAGGATGCCAGCGGGCCATATTTCGAAGTGCTGTCGACCCGCTGCGCCACGCAGTTCTCGAACAATATCCGCAACAACAACGGCTTTCTGCGCCGGTCCCGCCCCGACGGGATGACGGATCGCCGCGACATGCAGTTCATGCAGAACGGCCGCAAGGTGTTCAAGGAAGTGCTGCCGATGGTCAGCCGCCACATTGCCGATCACATGACCGGCGAAGGCGTGGCCGACACCGATCTGAAACGGCTGTGGCTGCACCAAGCCAACAAGACGATGAACGATTTCATCGGCCGCAAGGTGCTGGGGCGCGATCCCGAACCGGGCGAGCAACCCAATATCCTGCAGGATTATGCCAACACCTCGTCCGCCGGGTCGATCATCGCGTTTTCGAAACATTCCGACGATCTCGAAGACGGCGACCTGGGCCTGATCTGCTCCTTCGGCGCCGGCTACTCGGTCGGTTCGGTGCTGGTGCGCCGCCGGAACTGA
- a CDS encoding thymidine kinase: MAKLFFNYSTMNAGKTTVLLQASHNYRENGMQTYLLTAAIDGRAGRGRIASRIGIDAEADIFAPGDDLFARISRRLDQGPVACVFVDEAQFLEPGQVWQLARVVDDLNLPVLAYGLRVDFRGELFPGSAALLALADEMREVRTICKCGRKATMVIRQDEAGNIITSGAQVQIGGNETYVSLCRRHWREATGDRPAASA, translated from the coding sequence ATGGCCAAGCTGTTCTTCAACTACTCCACGATGAATGCCGGCAAGACGACCGTTCTGTTGCAGGCATCGCACAATTACCGCGAAAACGGGATGCAGACCTACCTGCTGACCGCCGCCATCGACGGGCGGGCCGGCCGGGGCCGGATCGCGTCGCGCATCGGCATCGACGCCGAGGCGGACATCTTCGCGCCCGGCGACGACCTGTTCGCGCGCATCTCCCGGCGGCTGGATCAGGGGCCGGTCGCCTGCGTGTTCGTGGACGAAGCGCAGTTTCTCGAACCCGGCCAGGTCTGGCAACTGGCGCGGGTGGTGGACGATCTGAACCTGCCGGTACTGGCCTACGGGCTGCGGGTCGATTTCCGCGGCGAGCTGTTTCCGGGCTCTGCCGCGCTGCTGGCGCTGGCGGACGAGATGCGCGAGGTGCGCACGATCTGCAAATGCGGACGCAAGGCCACGATGGTGATTCGACAGGACGAGGCCGGCAACATCATCACCTCGGGCGCCCAGGTGCAGATCGGCGGCAACGAAACCTATGTTTCGCTCTGCCGCCGGCACTGGCGCGAAGCAACCGGCGACCGGCCCGCCGCCAGCGCCTGA